Proteins encoded by one window of Girardinichthys multiradiatus isolate DD_20200921_A chromosome 14, DD_fGirMul_XY1, whole genome shotgun sequence:
- the LOC124880107 gene encoding C-type mannose receptor 2-like — protein sequence MQWNLVLLTVMAQNFLMVCQLYEYHYIEEEKTWAEAQRYCREKHTDLATVSNMTDMKRLLNISPGNVREAWIGLYDQTKPQRTWHWSLPGVEYNESEANWEINEPNNWGPKGQNCGIIWKTNIHSLKWGDISCNEQYAFLCYDDNNSSKMFHFIKERKTWLKAQSYCREKHTDLVSGRNQLQEKYKDNGLYFQDTNLDYIFMGLFSDTWRWSDGSSFSFRHWNLQFDNQRINSGQCAMAVFNDEGRWKNEICTLRKPFICYGESTVILIKENKTWADALSYCRDHHHGLITITNLDEQRWVQEEAQFASTPFVWMGLHYACTLDLWFWISDEVVSYKNWASGEPMDDCNMSGAMETGGNHQWFKTNDTERFNFICSKKRR from the exons ATGCAGTGGAATCTTGTTCTTCTTACTGTAATGG CTCAGAATTTTCTGATGGTTTGTCAGCTTTATGAGTATCACTATATTGAAGAGGAAAAGACCTGGGCTGAAGCTCAGCGTTACTGCAGAGAGAAACACACTGACCTGGCCACAGTGTCAAACATGACAGACATGAAGAGACTCCTCAACATCTCACCAGGGAATGTGCGTGAAGCTTGGATTGGTCTGTACGACCAAACAAAACCCCAAAGAACATGGCACTGGTCTCTGCCTGGGGTGGAGTACAATGAGAGTGAGGCAAACTGGGAAATAAATGAACCAAATAATTGGGGACCTAAAGGTCAAAATTGTGGCATTATATGGAAAACTAACATACATTCCTTAAAGTGGGGAGACATATCCTGTAATGAACAGTATGCTTTTCTCTGCTATGATG ACAATAATTCATCAAAGATGTTTCACTtcattaaagaaagaaagacctgGCTGAAAGCCCAGAGTTACTGCAGAGAGAAACACACAGACCTGGTCAGTGGACGGAACCAGCTACAGGAGAAATACAAGGACAATGGGTTGTACTTTCAGGATACAAATTTGGATTACATATTTATGGGCCTGTTCAGCGACACCTGGAGGTGGTCAGATGGAAGTAGTTTCTCTTTTAGACACTGGAATCTACAGTTTGACAACCAGAGGATCAACAGTGGTCAATGTGCCATGGCTGTGTTTAATGATGAAGGCAGATGGAAGAATGAGATCTGTACTCTAAGAAAACCATTCATCTGTTATGGTG AAAGTACAGTGATTCtgatcaaagaaaataaaacctggGCGGATGCATTATCCTACTGCAGAGATCATCACCATGGCCTGATCACCATCACCAACCTGGATGAGCAGAGATGGGTGCAGGAGGAAGCCCAGTTTGCATCCACTCCCTTTGTCTGGATGGGACTGCACTATGCCTGCACTCTCGATTTGTGGTTCTGGATTAGTGACGAGGTGGTCAGCTATAAGAATTGGGCCTCAGGTGAACCTATGGATGACTGTAATATGTCTGGAGCCATGGAGACAGGAGGAAATCATCAGTGGTTCAAAACAAATGATACTGAGAGGTTTAATTTCATCTGTTCTAAGAAAAGGCGCTGA